From one Pirellulales bacterium genomic stretch:
- a CDS encoding glycosyltransferase, with protein MSPTLLELPKTPLTKVPFAEHLPDGNVPCLHGAPANAPPPPATDILRVLHVVNGEHYAGAERVQDLLALRLPQFGVDVAIACIKPDRFPTDRHCQNTPLFSLPMRSRFDLRPAWRLARIVRAQRFDLIHTHTPRTALIGQIAARLAGVPLVHHVHGHTATEVGCGWLARLSAYCERASLTRVAAIIAVSPSSADYIRRWRVATEQVHLVPNGVSKRSNLANRRAPKNSWTVGMVALLRPRKGLEVLLESLAILNSQGMPVKLRVIGGFETPQYQEHSLQLACELGIGNLVEWRGFRQNINSELDELDLLVLPSILPEGMPMAVLEAMASGVPPIGSRVEGIADVIRHGHDGLLTEPNNAGELANNIAAVVTGKHDWQSLRANAVASHAERFSDTAMAAGVAEIYRSALKR; from the coding sequence ATGAGCCCGACGCTGCTTGAACTGCCCAAGACGCCGTTGACCAAGGTGCCGTTTGCAGAGCATTTGCCTGATGGCAATGTCCCATGTCTGCATGGCGCCCCCGCCAATGCACCGCCCCCCCCTGCTACAGATATCCTGCGTGTTTTGCACGTCGTCAATGGCGAACATTATGCCGGAGCGGAGCGCGTGCAAGACTTGTTGGCCCTGCGATTGCCGCAGTTTGGCGTCGATGTGGCGATTGCCTGCATCAAGCCCGATCGTTTTCCCACCGATCGCCACTGCCAAAACACGCCGCTCTTCTCACTGCCGATGCGCTCCCGATTCGATTTGCGGCCGGCCTGGCGGCTGGCCCGAATTGTGCGCGCCCAGCGGTTCGACTTGATCCACACGCACACGCCGCGGACCGCGCTCATTGGTCAAATTGCGGCGCGGCTGGCCGGCGTGCCACTGGTACATCATGTGCATGGCCATACGGCCACTGAAGTTGGCTGCGGCTGGCTGGCCCGGCTATCGGCCTACTGTGAACGGGCAAGTCTTACCCGGGTAGCAGCCATCATTGCCGTATCGCCATCGTCGGCAGATTACATTCGCCGCTGGAGAGTTGCTACGGAACAAGTACATCTTGTTCCCAATGGCGTCTCCAAACGCAGTAATTTGGCCAACCGTCGCGCACCGAAAAATAGTTGGACCGTGGGCATGGTCGCACTTTTGCGTCCTCGCAAAGGATTAGAAGTGCTCCTGGAATCGCTGGCTATTTTGAACAGCCAGGGGATGCCGGTGAAGTTGCGTGTCATTGGCGGCTTTGAAACGCCGCAGTATCAGGAACATTCGCTGCAACTGGCCTGCGAGCTGGGCATTGGCAATCTCGTTGAATGGCGCGGTTTTCGGCAGAACATCAACAGCGAACTGGACGAGCTTGATCTGCTGGTTTTGCCCAGCATCTTGCCGGAAGGCATGCCGATGGCTGTGCTTGAGGCCATGGCTTCCGGCGTGCCCCCTATCGGCAGCCGCGTGGAAGGCATTGCCGATGTCATTCGCCACGGCCACGACGGGTTGCTGACAGAACCGAACAACGCCGGGGAATTGGCCAACAACATCGCGGCGGTTGTCACTGGGAAGCACGACTGGCAATCGCTGCGAGCCAACGCCGTGGCCAGTCACGCGGAGCGATTTTCCGATACCGCCATGGCCGCCGGTGTGGCCGAAATCTATCGAAGCGCGCTCAAGCGATGA